The Streptomyces sp. RKAG293 genome includes a region encoding these proteins:
- a CDS encoding AIM24 family protein produces the protein MAGGPVIHDPRTLPVDDNVNPYAFSVELKGQWFLQKGKMIAYYGQIDFHGIGNGRLDRLVAANFHSPMHASDWVVAEGQGKLLLADRAYDVNSFDLENGNLTIRSGNLLAFQPGLALKQSIIPGFLTLIGTGKFVAASNGAVHFVEPPIRVDPQALVGWADCPSPCHHYDHGYMRGVLGGLRALTGIGGTSGEEHQFEFVGAGQVLLQSTEVLMPETATGGVPASAGPGVPGAGVPGAPGGQQGQVPRLPGQLGDLQRRFGL, from the coding sequence ATGGCCGGTGGGCCCGTCATTCACGATCCGCGCACGCTGCCGGTCGACGACAACGTCAACCCGTACGCGTTCAGCGTCGAGCTCAAGGGACAGTGGTTCCTGCAGAAGGGGAAGATGATCGCCTATTACGGGCAGATCGACTTCCACGGCATCGGCAACGGCCGGCTCGACCGGCTGGTCGCCGCCAACTTCCACTCCCCCATGCACGCGTCGGACTGGGTGGTCGCCGAGGGCCAGGGCAAGCTGCTGCTCGCGGACCGGGCGTACGACGTCAACTCGTTCGACCTGGAGAACGGCAACCTGACCATCCGGTCGGGCAACCTGCTGGCCTTCCAGCCCGGCCTCGCGCTGAAGCAGTCGATCATCCCCGGCTTCCTCACCCTGATCGGGACCGGCAAGTTCGTCGCCGCCTCGAACGGGGCGGTGCACTTCGTGGAGCCGCCGATCCGGGTGGACCCGCAGGCGCTGGTCGGCTGGGCGGACTGCCCCTCCCCCTGCCACCACTACGACCACGGCTACATGCGCGGCGTCCTCGGCGGCCTGCGGGCGCTCACCGGGATCGGCGGGACCTCGGGCGAGGAGCACCAGTTCGAGTTCGTGGGGGCAGGACAGGTGCTGCTGCAGTCCACCGAGGTCCTGATGCCGGAGACGGCGACCGGCGGCGTGCCGGCCTCCGCCGGGCCCGGCGTGCCGGGCGCGGGGGTGCCGGGGGCACCGGGCGGCCAGCAGGGACAGGTGCCGCGGCTGCCCGGTCAGCTGGGCGATCTGCAGCGGCGCTTCGGGCTCTGA
- a CDS encoding AIM24 family protein: MPFTKINSKMVEAQILPGQRLFSQRGAMLAYRGEVSFTPNIQGGQGGIASMIGRRVANEATPLMTVEGQGSVMFGHGGHHIHTIDLSGETLYVEADRLLAFDGTLQQSTMFMGSQGGVMGVIRGQVTGQGLFTTTLQGKGSVAVMAHGGVIELPITHQGPVHVDPQAYVAHRGDVRNKLSTALGWRDMVGRGSGEAFQLELSGQGTVYVQASEDKL, translated from the coding sequence GTGCCGTTCACCAAGATCAATTCCAAGATGGTCGAGGCGCAGATCCTGCCCGGCCAGCGGCTGTTCAGCCAGCGCGGCGCGATGCTCGCGTACCGCGGCGAGGTGTCGTTCACACCGAACATCCAGGGCGGCCAGGGCGGCATCGCCTCGATGATCGGCCGGCGGGTCGCCAACGAGGCGACACCGCTGATGACCGTCGAGGGCCAGGGCTCGGTGATGTTCGGGCACGGCGGCCACCACATCCACACCATCGATCTGAGCGGCGAGACGCTCTACGTCGAGGCGGACCGGTTGCTGGCCTTCGACGGCACGCTGCAGCAGTCCACGATGTTCATGGGCTCGCAGGGCGGCGTCATGGGCGTGATCCGCGGCCAGGTCACCGGCCAGGGGCTGTTCACCACCACACTGCAGGGCAAGGGCTCGGTCGCCGTCATGGCGCACGGCGGCGTCATCGAGCTGCCGATCACCCACCAGGGCCCGGTGCACGTCGACCCGCAGGCGTACGTCGCGCACCGCGGCGACGTGCGCAACAAGCTGTCCACGGCGCTGGGCTGGCGGGACATGGTCGGGCGGGGCTCGGGCGAGGCGTTCCAGCTGGAACTGTCGGGCCAGGGCACGGTGTACGTACAGGCGTCGGAGGACAAGCTGTGA
- a CDS encoding AIM24 family protein, which yields MAMFRLQGSKVLAVEMTGDAVKAKNGAMVAYDGQMAFKKMSGGGEGIRGMVTRRLTGESMEVMEVKGHGTCYFADRASEINLVRLNGEKLYVEASNLLATDPGLRTGTTFTGLRGASQGNGLFTTTVEGVGQAAITSDGPAIVLRVSAGMPLQVDPGAYVAHTGNLQQHFQTGISWRTVMGEGSGESFQIRFEGEGLVYVQPSERNTIGGQL from the coding sequence GTGGCCATGTTCCGATTGCAGGGCAGCAAAGTACTCGCCGTGGAGATGACCGGCGACGCCGTCAAGGCGAAGAACGGCGCGATGGTGGCCTACGACGGCCAGATGGCGTTCAAGAAGATGTCCGGGGGCGGTGAGGGGATCCGCGGCATGGTGACCCGCCGGCTGACCGGCGAATCCATGGAGGTCATGGAGGTGAAGGGGCACGGCACGTGCTACTTCGCCGACCGTGCGAGCGAGATCAACCTGGTGCGGCTGAACGGCGAGAAGCTCTACGTCGAGGCCAGCAACCTGCTGGCGACCGACCCCGGGCTGCGCACCGGCACCACCTTCACCGGGCTGCGCGGCGCGAGCCAGGGCAACGGCCTGTTCACCACGACCGTCGAGGGCGTCGGCCAGGCCGCGATCACCTCGGACGGTCCGGCGATCGTGCTGCGGGTCTCGGCGGGCATGCCGCTGCAGGTCGACCCGGGCGCTTACGTGGCGCACACCGGCAATCTGCAGCAGCACTTCCAGACCGGCATCAGCTGGCGGACGGTGATGGGCGAGGGGTCCGGGGAGAGCTTCCAGATCCGTTTCGAGGGCGAGGGGCTGGTCTACGTGCAGCCCAGCGAGCGCAACACGATCGGGGGACAGCTCTAG
- a CDS encoding DUF2127 domain-containing protein, with the protein MKFDWDRRHCSRRGHITYAPDERHLRERLHATTSVGEVWRCLRCGDFALGEPHGSGPADQAPEVPRGRALRDLFILRFLAVERLVRGVFIVLAAWAVWRFSNSQDSVRKLFEDQLSVFGPVAKHFHYDLDHSPVVDTIRKTFDYKHSTLVIVAVALLVYALIEIVEAFGLWWGKRWAEYLTVVATAAFLPLEVYELTEKVSWVKVATLTLNVLAVLWIALSKRLFGLRGGVEAFEAERRGASLLEVEVAAGEEPVRPIPVTAPARTDSV; encoded by the coding sequence ATGAAGTTCGACTGGGACCGGCGCCACTGCTCGCGCCGGGGCCACATCACCTACGCGCCGGACGAACGCCATCTGCGCGAGCGGCTGCACGCCACCACGTCCGTCGGCGAGGTCTGGCGCTGTCTGCGCTGCGGTGACTTCGCACTGGGCGAGCCGCACGGCTCGGGGCCGGCCGACCAGGCACCCGAGGTACCGCGCGGGCGGGCGCTGCGCGATCTGTTCATCCTGCGGTTCCTGGCGGTCGAGCGGCTGGTGCGCGGCGTCTTCATCGTGCTCGCCGCGTGGGCGGTGTGGAGGTTCAGCAACTCCCAGGACTCCGTCCGCAAGCTCTTCGAGGACCAGCTCTCGGTCTTCGGCCCGGTCGCCAAGCACTTCCACTACGACCTGGACCACTCCCCGGTCGTCGACACCATCCGCAAGACCTTCGACTACAAGCACTCGACGCTGGTGATCGTCGCCGTCGCGCTGCTCGTGTACGCGCTGATCGAGATCGTCGAGGCGTTCGGGCTCTGGTGGGGCAAGCGCTGGGCGGAGTACCTGACGGTCGTCGCGACCGCCGCGTTCCTGCCGCTGGAGGTCTACGAGCTGACCGAGAAGGTCAGCTGGGTCAAGGTCGCGACGCTGACGCTCAACGTGCTGGCGGTGCTGTGGATCGCGCTGTCGAAGCGGCTGTTCGGGCTGCGCGGCGGCGTCGAGGCGTTCGAGGCCGAGCGCCGTGGCGCTTCGCTGCTGGAGGTCGAGGTCGCCGCCGGGGAAGAGCCTGTTCGCCCGATTCCGGTGACGGCTCCCGCACGGACGGATAGCGTCTGA
- a CDS encoding DUF3817 domain-containing protein: MDIKTASALRRLRLVSAPEAVSFLLLLLCSILKRTTDFNAVPVMGMVHGVLFVLYVVLWALAWYRAKWTLGRGALYAVLSVLPTGGFFAERMLRREAESEIIAARARQEGVVA, from the coding sequence GTGGACATCAAGACCGCCTCCGCCCTGCGCCGGCTCCGCCTGGTCTCCGCCCCCGAGGCGGTCTCCTTCCTGCTGCTGCTGCTCTGCTCGATCCTGAAGCGCACCACCGACTTCAACGCCGTCCCGGTCATGGGCATGGTCCACGGAGTGCTGTTCGTCCTCTATGTCGTCCTGTGGGCCCTGGCCTGGTACCGGGCCAAGTGGACGCTGGGCCGCGGCGCGCTCTACGCGGTGCTGTCCGTGCTCCCCACCGGCGGCTTCTTCGCCGAGCGCATGCTGCGCCGCGAGGCCGAGTCGGAGATCATCGCCGCCCGTGCCCGCCAGGAAGGCGTCGTCGCGTGA
- a CDS encoding MTH1187 family thiamine-binding protein, with protein MIVAFSVSPLGVGEDVGEYVADAVRVVRESGLPNRTDAMFTSIEGEWDEVMDVVKRAVAAVEARAPRVSLVLKADIRPGVTDGMTSKVETVERYLAPDADPAADPAAGS; from the coding sequence GTGATCGTCGCCTTCTCGGTCTCCCCGCTGGGCGTCGGCGAGGACGTGGGCGAGTACGTCGCCGACGCCGTCCGCGTCGTCCGGGAGTCCGGTCTCCCGAACCGCACCGATGCGATGTTCACCTCCATCGAGGGCGAGTGGGACGAGGTGATGGACGTCGTCAAGCGCGCCGTCGCCGCCGTCGAGGCCCGTGCGCCGCGCGTCTCCCTCGTGCTGAAGGCCGACATCCGGCCCGGCGTGACGGACGGGATGACGTCGAAGGTCGAGACCGTCGAGCGGTACCTCGCCCCCGACGCGGACCCCGCCGCGGATCCCGCCGCCGGGAGCTGA
- a CDS encoding DUF5937 family protein, which produces MPFHMHFTADDLLSSRFAISPLWETQEAIRTLRTPARQGYHLPWLRQVRSVARGLDLSPFELVMPRRGHNPDFLCPPPDGVFATIDEELARVRGTDPAVAHADLAGALAATPGADDDERVRALLDDPARTVDELAELMARVWDTLLAPFWPRMRAVLEADVAFHSRRLADGGPERLFADLHPKVSWSDGTLTVDQRAEHVRTLGGEGLLLVPSVFVRPDVVSGFDPPWQATMVYPARGTATLWTVPGPAPAEPLIRLLGPNRAAILTNLDAPATTSGLARRHDLALSSVSAHLSVLRDAGLLTSHRDGHRVLYERTPLGLTLATGGG; this is translated from the coding sequence ATGCCGTTCCACATGCACTTCACGGCCGACGATCTGCTGTCCTCCCGGTTCGCGATCTCACCCCTCTGGGAGACCCAGGAGGCGATCCGCACCCTCCGGACACCGGCGCGCCAGGGGTACCACCTGCCGTGGCTGCGACAGGTCCGGTCGGTGGCCCGCGGGCTCGACCTCAGCCCGTTCGAGCTGGTGATGCCGCGGCGCGGCCACAACCCGGATTTCCTGTGCCCGCCGCCCGACGGGGTCTTCGCCACGATCGACGAGGAGCTGGCCCGGGTCCGCGGCACCGACCCCGCCGTGGCCCACGCGGACCTGGCCGGGGCGCTGGCGGCGACTCCGGGTGCCGACGACGACGAGCGGGTCCGGGCGCTGCTCGACGACCCGGCGCGCACGGTGGACGAGCTCGCGGAACTGATGGCCCGGGTCTGGGACACGCTCCTCGCCCCGTTCTGGCCCCGGATGCGCGCCGTGCTGGAGGCCGATGTCGCCTTCCACTCCCGCCGGCTGGCCGACGGCGGCCCGGAGCGGCTCTTCGCCGATCTGCACCCGAAGGTGAGCTGGTCGGACGGCACGCTCACGGTGGACCAGCGGGCCGAGCACGTCAGGACGCTGGGCGGCGAGGGGCTGCTGCTGGTGCCGAGCGTCTTCGTCCGGCCGGACGTGGTGAGCGGCTTCGACCCGCCCTGGCAGGCCACGATGGTCTACCCGGCGCGCGGCACCGCCACCCTGTGGACCGTGCCGGGCCCCGCGCCCGCCGAGCCGCTGATCCGGCTGCTGGGCCCCAACCGGGCGGCGATCCTCACCAACCTCGACGCGCCCGCGACCACCAGCGGGCTCGCCCGCCGTCACGACCTGGCGCTGTCGTCCGTCTCGGCCCATCTGTCGGTACTGCGCGACGCGGGCCTGCTCACCTCGCACCGCGACGGCCACCGGGTGCTGTACGAAAGGACCCCGCTCGGCCTCACCCTGGCCACGGGCGGGGGGTAG
- a CDS encoding MFS transporter: MFAVREFRPIFAAHVLSMFGSFFAEVALAVLVFQRTGSPLLTSLIFALGMLPYALSGVLLAGVSDRYPARRVLVTCDLLCAACVGVLALPFTPLALLFLLRAVLAMITPLFQGTRAASLADILEGDAYVLGRSLLRIVSQSAQIVGFGIGGLVLVVLSPRAALTVAVGTFLCSAALLRLGTLNRPARVTGSGSMMRQSLLGARQLLSHRRIRALLLWWWVPPMFFAVAEGLATPFAAAAGAGSAGVGLLLAAMPAGTVVSELAAGTLLSPAARTWIAMPLAGLALVPMALFAFHPPLPVAIGIMLVVGLCSAYALGMDKWFVEAVPEEMRGQAMSLLGAGMMTLQGLGMTIGGAIAEVAPPYAVIAGAGMLGLVSTLLVLRSVAATGRGVVEAV; this comes from the coding sequence GTGTTCGCGGTCCGTGAGTTCCGGCCGATCTTCGCCGCACACGTACTGTCCATGTTCGGCAGTTTCTTCGCCGAGGTCGCACTGGCGGTGCTGGTGTTCCAGCGCACCGGGTCCCCGTTGCTGACGTCTCTGATCTTCGCGCTCGGCATGCTGCCGTACGCGCTCAGCGGGGTGCTGCTCGCGGGGGTCTCCGACCGGTATCCGGCCCGCCGGGTGCTCGTGACGTGCGACCTGCTCTGCGCGGCCTGCGTCGGAGTCCTGGCGCTGCCGTTCACCCCGCTGGCACTGCTGTTCCTGCTGCGGGCGGTCCTCGCGATGATCACGCCGCTCTTCCAGGGGACGCGGGCCGCGAGCCTCGCGGACATCCTGGAGGGCGATGCGTACGTCCTGGGACGCTCCCTGCTGAGGATCGTCTCGCAGAGCGCGCAGATCGTCGGGTTCGGGATCGGCGGCCTGGTGCTGGTGGTGCTGTCGCCGCGCGCCGCGCTCACGGTGGCCGTGGGGACCTTCCTCTGCTCGGCCGCGCTGCTGCGCCTCGGCACCCTGAACCGTCCCGCACGGGTCACCGGCAGCGGCTCGATGATGCGGCAGTCGCTGCTCGGCGCCCGCCAGCTGCTGAGCCACCGCAGGATCCGGGCGCTGCTGCTGTGGTGGTGGGTGCCGCCGATGTTCTTCGCGGTGGCCGAGGGGCTGGCGACACCGTTCGCCGCCGCGGCCGGCGCCGGTTCGGCCGGGGTCGGGCTGCTGCTGGCGGCGATGCCGGCCGGAACGGTGGTCAGCGAGCTGGCGGCCGGCACGCTGCTCTCGCCGGCCGCGCGCACCTGGATCGCGATGCCGCTCGCCGGTCTGGCCCTGGTGCCGATGGCGCTGTTCGCCTTCCACCCGCCGCTGCCGGTGGCGATCGGCATCATGCTGGTGGTGGGGCTGTGTTCCGCCTACGCGCTCGGTATGGACAAGTGGTTCGTCGAAGCGGTGCCGGAGGAGATGCGCGGCCAGGCGATGTCGTTGCTGGGCGCGGGCATGATGACGCTCCAGGGCCTGGGCATGACGATCGGCGGCGCGATCGCCGAGGTGGCCCCGCCGTACGCCGTGATCGCCGGGGCCGGGATGCTCGGTCTGGTGAGCACGCTGCTGGTGCTGCGCTCCGTGGCGGCGACCGGCCGCGGCGTGGTGGAGGCGGTCTGA
- a CDS encoding peptidoglycan bridge formation glycyltransferase FemA/FemB family protein, protein MTTHQDAARNAFPGPAARLRLRPVTEDEHLEFVRRRGPRAVSFLQSPSWARVKPGWSAESLGWFDDTGAMVGSALVLYRQLPGTRRSFAYLPEGPVLDWSAPDLDRWLEPLLDHLRGTGAFAVRMGPPLPYRRWSARTLKDAVAPGRRMGDVLPDLVDPLGAAVADRLREAGWRRGGEDGANGDAQPRLIFEIPLAGRGLDDLWTGLNQEWRRNVKKAAKAGVETAVGGLEELAAFHELLGVTERRDGFRLGRDLAYYRRQYEVLNAERPGAMRLYTARHGGEILAAHTLLVSPDGSRVWYQTGASADHRREVRPSNALQWRMLCDAHVLGASVYDMRGVPDSLDPDARSFGLLRWKLGTGGEAVETLGEWELPLQGAVNKTLHRAMNAYLARR, encoded by the coding sequence ATGACCACCCACCAGGACGCCGCCCGCAACGCCTTCCCCGGCCCGGCGGCACGGCTGCGACTGCGTCCCGTCACGGAGGACGAACACCTGGAGTTCGTGCGGCGGCGCGGCCCGCGCGCGGTCAGTTTCCTGCAGAGCCCCTCCTGGGCCCGGGTCAAACCGGGCTGGTCGGCCGAGAGTCTGGGCTGGTTCGACGACACCGGGGCGATGGTCGGCTCGGCGCTGGTGCTGTACCGGCAGCTGCCCGGCACCCGGAGATCGTTCGCGTACCTCCCGGAGGGCCCGGTGCTGGACTGGTCCGCGCCGGACCTGGACCGCTGGCTGGAGCCGCTGCTGGACCATCTGCGGGGCACCGGGGCCTTCGCCGTACGGATGGGGCCGCCGCTGCCGTACCGGCGGTGGTCGGCGCGCACCCTCAAGGACGCGGTGGCGCCCGGCCGCCGGATGGGCGACGTCCTGCCGGACCTGGTCGACCCGCTGGGGGCGGCGGTCGCGGACCGGCTGCGCGAGGCGGGCTGGCGGCGCGGCGGCGAGGACGGCGCCAACGGGGACGCCCAGCCCCGGCTGATCTTCGAGATACCGCTGGCGGGCCGCGGCCTGGACGACCTGTGGACCGGGCTGAACCAGGAGTGGCGGCGGAACGTCAAGAAGGCCGCCAAGGCGGGGGTGGAGACCGCGGTCGGGGGCCTGGAGGAGCTGGCGGCCTTCCATGAGCTGCTGGGCGTCACCGAGCGGCGCGACGGCTTCCGGCTGGGGCGCGATCTGGCCTACTACCGGCGCCAGTACGAGGTGCTGAACGCGGAACGGCCGGGCGCCATGCGGCTCTACACCGCCCGCCACGGCGGCGAGATCCTCGCCGCGCACACCCTGCTCGTCTCACCGGACGGGTCCCGGGTCTGGTACCAGACGGGTGCCTCCGCCGATCACCGCCGCGAGGTGCGGCCGAGCAACGCGCTGCAGTGGCGGATGCTCTGTGACGCGCACGTGCTGGGCGCGTCCGTGTACGACATGCGGGGCGTACCGGACAGCCTGGACCCGGACGCGCGCTCGTTCGGCCTGTTGCGCTGGAAGCTCGGTACGGGCGGCGAGGCGGTGGAGACGCTCGGCGAGTGGGAGCTGCCGCTCCAGGGCGCGGTCAACAAGACCCTGCACCGGGCGATGAACGCGTATCTGGCGCGGCGCTGA